Proteins from a genomic interval of Haloferax marinisediminis:
- a CDS encoding DUF547 domain-containing protein, whose product MSSLSTPTDLSSEFLNAVKRGEDSEQYRAELATVDSAQLPPAEQPNTATAFWVNVYNAFVQRDLKSDPSLYESKRRFFGQRRHAIAGTDLSLDDIEHGILRSSKWKYGLGYVPRPFASEFEREHRLPTVDPRIHFALNCGAESCPPIAAYSANALDSELETSTASFLQQSSRYDRETDSVWVTRLFVYYRGDFGGRSGIYDILERYDVIDEGERPRVRYDTYDWTLHRGMYRNH is encoded by the coding sequence ATGAGTTCGCTCTCGACACCCACCGACCTCTCGTCCGAGTTCCTCAACGCTGTCAAACGTGGTGAGGACAGTGAACAGTATCGAGCGGAACTGGCAACCGTCGATAGCGCACAGTTACCACCGGCAGAGCAACCGAACACGGCAACTGCCTTCTGGGTCAACGTGTACAACGCGTTCGTCCAGCGAGACCTGAAATCAGACCCATCGTTGTACGAGAGTAAACGTCGGTTCTTCGGGCAAAGGCGGCACGCCATCGCGGGCACCGACCTGAGTCTCGACGATATCGAACACGGTATCCTCCGGTCGTCGAAGTGGAAGTACGGACTTGGGTACGTGCCCCGACCGTTCGCCAGCGAGTTCGAACGCGAGCATCGACTCCCAACTGTCGACCCCCGAATCCACTTCGCACTGAACTGTGGTGCTGAAAGTTGCCCCCCAATCGCCGCGTACTCCGCGAACGCGCTCGATAGTGAACTGGAAACGAGTACTGCGTCGTTCCTCCAACAGTCGTCGCGATACGACCGCGAAACAGACTCCGTCTGGGTGACGCGACTCTTCGTCTACTATCGTGGTGATTTCGGCGGCAGAAGCGGAATCTACGATATCCTCGAACGGTACGACGTCATCGACGAAGGCGAGCGCCCCCGTGTTCGGTACGACACGTACGATTGGACGCTCCACAGGGGTATGTATCGAAACCACTGA
- a CDS encoding NADP-dependent oxidoreductase, producing MNDTNRRWYLAERPTGEPDAESFELREDDVPEITAGELLVRVTYLSVDPYMRGRMRDRKSYAEPWDVGDVLKGRIVGEVIESNSEQYDEGDFVTGEGTWAEYSVLDADDVVPADPEVADLPAYLGVLGMPGRTAYFGLLDVGEPQPGDTVVVSGAAGAVGSVVGQIAKLNGCRVIGFAGSDEKTRWLTEDLGFDAAVNYKETDDYRSALDSVAPDGVDVYFDNVGGPITDAVFTKLNLDARVAVCGQIAYYNDETVPTGPRKLPMLIAPRAKVQGLLVSDYATRFGKANEQLATWVANGEITHRETTVEGLENAPDAFLGLFSGDNIGKQVVRVAE from the coding sequence GTGAACGATACGAACCGTCGATGGTACCTCGCAGAGCGGCCAACTGGAGAGCCAGATGCAGAGAGCTTCGAACTCAGAGAAGACGACGTACCAGAAATTACTGCTGGAGAACTCCTCGTACGCGTCACGTATCTGTCTGTAGACCCGTACATGCGCGGTCGGATGCGAGACAGAAAATCGTACGCTGAGCCCTGGGACGTCGGAGACGTACTCAAAGGGAGAATCGTCGGTGAAGTTATCGAGAGTAACAGCGAGCAGTACGACGAGGGAGACTTCGTCACCGGTGAAGGGACGTGGGCAGAGTACAGTGTCCTCGATGCAGATGATGTTGTCCCGGCGGACCCCGAAGTTGCTGACTTACCAGCCTATCTCGGCGTGCTCGGAATGCCGGGCCGGACAGCGTACTTTGGGTTGCTCGATGTCGGCGAGCCTCAGCCCGGAGACACAGTTGTCGTTTCCGGCGCAGCAGGAGCAGTTGGGTCGGTTGTCGGGCAGATTGCGAAATTGAATGGCTGTCGCGTTATCGGCTTCGCCGGGTCAGATGAGAAGACGCGCTGGCTCACCGAGGACCTCGGATTCGACGCCGCAGTGAATTACAAAGAGACCGATGACTATCGGAGTGCACTGGATAGCGTTGCACCAGACGGAGTCGACGTCTACTTCGACAACGTCGGTGGGCCGATTACGGACGCGGTGTTCACGAAACTGAACCTCGACGCACGTGTGGCAGTCTGCGGGCAAATCGCGTACTATAACGACGAGACAGTGCCGACAGGGCCGCGGAAGTTGCCCATGCTCATCGCACCACGAGCGAAAGTTCAAGGGCTCCTCGTGAGCGACTACGCGACTCGGTTTGGGAAGGCGAACGAACAACTCGCAACGTGGGTTGCGAACGGAGAGATAACCCACCGTGAAACAACCGTCGAGGGGTTAGAGAACGCACCGGACGCATTCCTCGGACTGTTCTCCGGCGACAACATCGGGAAGCAGGTCGTCCGAGTGGCCGAGTGA
- the bglX gene encoding beta-glucosidase BglX codes for MGTQTLSLLDQFSAERRAEIEEQVETLLSELTLEQKVGQLNQVNADFATGTAVGDMDVEQGILDGDIGSVLNFADLEEARKFQKLAVEESDHGIPLVLALDVIHGHRTIFPIPLGEAASWNPEMAELSARVAATEAAANGVQWTFAPSVDVGRDPRWGRVMEAAGEDPYLSGEISNARVRGFQGDDLTADDTILACAKHYVGYGASEAGREYNTVDISETNLREVHLPPFEACLEAGVGSVMNAFSLYDRIPASSNEALVDDLLRSELGFEDLVVSDWNSFGELVNHGVAGDLRDVAQACIEAGSDVDMVSGAYVTELVELVEDGVVDESLVDQAVRRLLTVKAVLGLFEDPYRYFDEERQSQRTLTDEHREAAREVARESQVLLKNEDGLLPLDDGQEVALVGGLADSATDMLGAWRAEGNPDDVVTLRTTLTDRIENLTYTEGSDLDGSVSDEQLEAAVESVRSADVAVVAVGERYSQSGEAASRAHIDLPGDQRALLEALVETETPVVTVLFNGRPLALNWEAEHVPAILEAWFPGIEAGPAIADVLLGEYNPSGRLPMTFPITEGQIPIYYNHLKTGRPAEDADVDLTEPPANHGEKYVSRYIDIPNEPLYAFGHGESYTTFAYTDLSLDAATITAEETLSVDITVENTGDRAGTEVVQVYIRDVIGSRARPVRELVRFENVDLDAGKSTTVSFELTTADLEFWTADDAYAAEPGEFEVQIGHAADDVTAVETFELVE; via the coding sequence ATGGGAACGCAGACGCTGTCGTTGCTCGATCAGTTCTCGGCTGAGCGGCGGGCCGAAATCGAAGAACAGGTCGAGACACTTCTCTCTGAGCTAACTCTCGAACAGAAAGTAGGGCAACTGAATCAGGTGAACGCCGACTTCGCAACGGGGACTGCTGTCGGTGATATGGACGTCGAACAGGGAATTCTGGATGGTGACATCGGTTCGGTCCTCAACTTCGCGGACCTCGAAGAGGCCCGCAAGTTCCAGAAACTCGCAGTCGAAGAGTCCGACCACGGAATCCCGCTCGTGCTGGCGCTGGACGTCATCCACGGTCACCGAACGATCTTCCCGATTCCACTCGGCGAAGCGGCGTCGTGGAATCCGGAAATGGCGGAGTTGTCGGCTCGCGTCGCTGCGACCGAGGCGGCTGCAAACGGGGTTCAGTGGACGTTCGCACCGTCGGTCGACGTCGGTCGTGACCCTCGCTGGGGCCGTGTCATGGAGGCGGCAGGTGAGGACCCATATCTCTCCGGTGAAATCTCGAACGCACGCGTCCGTGGATTTCAGGGCGACGACCTCACTGCCGACGACACAATCCTCGCCTGCGCGAAACACTACGTCGGCTACGGTGCCTCCGAGGCTGGCCGCGAGTACAACACCGTCGACATCTCCGAGACGAACCTCCGAGAAGTTCACCTCCCACCGTTCGAAGCCTGTCTGGAAGCGGGCGTCGGCAGTGTGATGAACGCGTTCAGCCTCTACGACCGCATCCCGGCGAGCAGCAACGAAGCGCTCGTCGACGACTTACTACGAAGCGAACTCGGCTTCGAAGACCTCGTCGTATCTGACTGGAACTCGTTCGGTGAACTCGTCAACCACGGCGTCGCCGGGGACCTGCGTGACGTGGCACAGGCGTGCATCGAGGCCGGCTCTGACGTCGACATGGTCAGCGGTGCCTACGTAACCGAGCTAGTCGAACTGGTCGAAGACGGCGTCGTCGACGAGTCGCTCGTCGACCAGGCGGTCCGACGTCTGCTAACCGTCAAAGCTGTGTTGGGTCTGTTCGAGGACCCCTACCGGTACTTCGACGAGGAGCGACAGTCTCAACGGACCCTCACCGACGAGCACCGCGAGGCCGCCCGTGAAGTTGCTCGTGAGTCTCAGGTCCTGTTGAAAAACGAGGACGGTCTGTTGCCACTGGATGATGGCCAGGAAGTCGCACTCGTCGGCGGACTCGCAGACAGTGCCACTGACATGCTCGGTGCTTGGCGTGCCGAAGGCAACCCAGACGACGTGGTAACGCTCAGGACGACACTCACGGACCGCATTGAGAACCTGACGTACACTGAAGGAAGCGACCTGGATGGCTCTGTCAGCGACGAGCAGCTGGAGGCGGCAGTCGAGTCTGTCAGGTCTGCAGACGTCGCTGTCGTCGCCGTGGGCGAGCGCTACAGCCAAAGTGGTGAGGCGGCGAGTCGCGCCCACATCGACCTGCCTGGCGACCAGCGTGCACTGCTCGAAGCCCTCGTCGAGACGGAGACGCCCGTGGTCACCGTGCTGTTCAACGGCCGGCCGTTGGCGCTCAACTGGGAGGCTGAGCACGTCCCTGCAATCCTCGAAGCGTGGTTCCCGGGTATCGAGGCTGGCCCCGCGATCGCCGACGTGCTCCTGGGTGAGTACAACCCATCGGGTCGACTCCCGATGACCTTCCCAATCACCGAAGGCCAGATTCCCATCTACTACAACCATCTGAAAACCGGCCGGCCAGCAGAGGACGCCGACGTGGACCTGACGGAACCGCCGGCAAACCACGGTGAGAAGTACGTCTCCCGGTATATCGATATCCCGAACGAACCGTTGTACGCGTTCGGTCACGGTGAGAGCTACACCACCTTCGCGTACACCGACCTGTCTCTCGATGCAGCAACGATCACTGCCGAAGAGACGCTTTCCGTCGACATTACTGTCGAAAACACTGGTGACCGGGCTGGAACCGAGGTCGTTCAGGTGTACATCCGAGACGTGATTGGCAGCCGAGCACGACCGGTCAGAGAGCTGGTCCGCTTCGAGAACGTCGACCTCGACGCTGGTAAATCGACGACCGTCTCGTTCGAACTGACGACGGCTGACCTCGAGTTCTGGACTGCCGACGACGCGTACGCCGCAGAACCCGGTGAGTTCGAGGTGCAGATTGGCCACGCGGCCGACGACGTCACTGCTGTCGAGACGTTCGAACTGGTCGAGTAG